One Diabrotica virgifera virgifera chromosome 3, PGI_DIABVI_V3a genomic window carries:
- the LOC126882461 gene encoding uncharacterized protein LOC126882461 — protein sequence MAFIIPDNILETLICTFCHKYLSVKPVTVYPNRDVACGRCAVSEKQKNGRGRTDVESLYGKIAETWLFKCINRFDGCRELLTCSQVLDHEKVCLGKIHKCPICFEEMLSFLVIRHFYSNHKDAILDSPAFVLNLDYYSEMSRIYIYSEEDNLFSLYINYSKSENTIKLELVYMGSDKIASNISHQFTITSENNEFDINFSSKPSCTNEFSIVDTSNMSHLIFVKFKIFYPNSKFWAITENVNSSSSSISNSPEQPKPSQGENTKQTKFFNFPTTVI from the exons ATGGCGTTTATAATTCCCGACAATATATTAGAGACATTAATTTGTACTTTTTGCCATAAATACTTATCGGTAAAACCCGTAACAGTTTATCCGAATAGAGATGTAGCATGTGGTCGATGTGCAGTCTCTGAGAAACAAAAAAACGGTAGAGGTAGAACAGATGTTGAATCCTTGTATGGAAAAATAGCTGAAACATGGTTATTTAAATGTATTAACAGATTTGATGGCTGTAGAGAATTGTTAACATGTTCTCAAGTTCTGGATCATGAAAAG gtGTGCTTGGGAAAAATCCATAAGTGTCCAATTTGTTTTGAAGAAATGCTGAGTTTCCTGGTGATTCGACACTTTTATTCCAACCATAAGGATGCTATTTTGGATTCTCCTGCGTTTGTTTTGAACTTGGATTATTATTCAGAAATGTCTAGAATTTATATATATTCAGAAGAAGACAATTTATTTTCTCTTTATATTAACTATAGTAAATcagaaaatacaataaaattagaATTGGTTTATATGGGAAGTGATAAAATAGCTTCAAACATATCTCATCAGTTTACCATCACTAGCGAAAACAATGAATTTGATATTAACTTTAGCTCAAAACCTTCATGTACTAATGAGTTTTCCATTGTGGATACGTCAAATATGTCACATTTAATATTTGTtaaatttaagatattttatccAAACTCAAAGTTTTGGGCTATAACTGAAAATGTGAATTCATCGTCATCCAGCATCAGTAATTCTCCAGAACAACCGAAACCCAGTCAGGGGGAAAATACCAAACAAACCAAATTCTTCAATTTCCCTACGACTGTGATCTAG